The nucleotide sequence ATTGATCATACTCTTGCAGAAGAGCTGGTCACCAAACTAAACTTTTAATGTTGTACCTTCTTGTATTcgatttttaatttctaatgaAAAACTATAAACTATTTTCTCTAAACAAAATGACCAACCAGATTAGGAGTTTACATTAGCATCATAGCTAACTAAACCTAACCTCAACTTAAAAAGATTAATTACACATACTCATGGTAATTAACACAGATAAATAGAAGATTTGTAGAGTAGCATCAAACGTTTTAGGGatacaattcaaaaatcaatcgAAGAAAATTTGCTTAGTTTTTGAAGACAAACCAAAACCGCCTATGAAATTTGACGAAGATCATTTCCATGCGTCAACCAATTACCCAAAACATTGTATGTGTATGACAGAGGTTATGTGTGAGAAAAAATATAGTCTCTAGTCAGGATGCTGATGAATCTATAGATCCAATCCTTACCCTTACGTGAATAAATAAACCTAATTAAGTCAAAAACAAACCAATCCTAACGAGCTTAGGTTAGAAGACATAAGAGCCTTCATGATATGATATACAATGAACATAATACAACCATGTAAATAAAATTCTCTTATCTAAACTAAACTGCCAAATTTCTAGATGATACTATACTATGCCATGAATACGTACATAAATAACATGCATTTTCCAAGTTTAGCTCTTAGTATATAATACACTACCTACAAAATAATACTTGGTCCTGTGGGTGGTGGTATCGGCGGAGTAGATGGCGGTGGAACAATATCCGGTCCAGGAGGACACGGAGGAACGACATCCGGTGGTGGCCGCGGCGGTACTACATCCGGTATGGGAAACGGCATATCTTGTCCAGGAGGAGTTAGTGGTGGTTTTGGAGCATCCGGTTTCGGGTTTGGATTCGGGTCATGAAACGGGTTGAACTGAGGAGGATCAATAACTATTTCGGGTGGCACACTTGGGTCTACTTCAGGTTCACGTGTTGGAATGGTTGGGTTCTCTTTAGGAAATGAAGGAGGTTCGGTTTCGGGTTTAAAGGGGAATTCGGGTGGGCCTTTACCCGGGTATTCGGGTATATTATTACTATTTGAGAAAAGAGCCGATGTAGGGATACAAAGTAATGATGGAGGTTTTTTGGAGGATAAATTTGTGGTGTAGAGAGGTTTGGTAATTGGGATGGTGGTTTTCTTTAGGAGTGAGGATGAGATTAATGAAgagattgatgatgatgacatGATGTTTTGTGTAATAATCATGGAGTAGTAATTTAAGTTGAGGGTGGTGGTAATTTGAAATGTTAAATAGGGTGGTGGGATGTATGGTAGGGATACAAGGGATTGAATTGTTGCATGATGAAAACACTTGTAAGCTATTGGATCCTCCAACACAAAATGAACTTCCTCTTGTATCTCTTAGCACAACACGTGGTTTCATTGCTAGTATTTGTCTATTTCTATAACTTTTGTTGCTTATATATTTagtaggctaaaatatggttttaatcTCTGTAAATATGactcgttttggttttaattcttgtaaaaaaaaaatttgtttttgggtcctgcaaaattttttgtttttgaaaatagtccctgaaggGACTATTcatggactattttcaaaaacaaaaaattttgcagggaccttttttaaaaacaaaatattttgcagggaccaaaaactacaaaattggttcagttataatgtgtcacgtatgcaaatcatcacaaaagtggggtcagggactattttcaaaaacaaaaaattttgcagggaccaaaaacaaaatttttattttacaggaactaaaaccaaaacgaggcatatttgcagggactaaaatcatattttaatctatttagtATTATCTCAATGACTATGGCATCCATGAGTTTTATTTAAAGGGTTAATATGTGTTTTCTTACACTGATCACATATTGGTAATTGGTAATTTGCGTGAACGATGTACTACAAATATTTTCTACTACGATcctattaatataatatatgtcgGCCTTTCTTCCTAGTGCAAGTTCTAGAAGTTttgtctcttttatttttgaaatggaATCTTAAATTTGCAAGTCGGTAAGTACGTAAAGTATTTTGATTTGTGTCAATTGATTGGTAAGTGCTATGGGAAAGTCGGTACAATAGAACGTGtggagaaaattttaaaatgagtcgcatcattgttattgtt is from Medicago truncatula cultivar Jemalong A17 chromosome 1, MtrunA17r5.0-ANR, whole genome shotgun sequence and encodes:
- the LOC25482940 gene encoding non-classical arabinogalactan protein 31, whose translation is MSSSSISSLISSSLLKKTTIPITKPLYTTNLSSKKPPSLLCIPTSALFSNSNNIPEYPGKGPPEFPFKPETEPPSFPKENPTIPTREPEVDPSVPPEIVIDPPQFNPFHDPNPNPKPDAPKPPLTPPGQDMPFPIPDVVPPRPPPDVVPPCPPGPDIVPPPSTPPIPPPTGPSIIL